A single Bufo bufo chromosome 6, aBufBuf1.1, whole genome shotgun sequence DNA region contains:
- the VWA2 gene encoding von Willebrand factor A domain-containing protein 2: MMLRGSGFVLLFYVFPGLAVQQLHVNPQITAKIAAAAARMFCSTPLDVLILLDGSNSVGKGSFERSKHFAVKLCDALDISAERVRVGVIQYSTTPQVELRLDSGFAKGDVKEKIKSVAFKGGSTETGLALKYILRKGFPGGRDSSVPKMLILLSDGKSQGQPTVPALQLKEQGVEVFAVGVKFPRWAELHSLASDPAAQHVFFAEHVNDAVNGLCSALSNTSVCSAVPAGCTIHSFPCERKTLETVKELTGNYMCWRGAAGPSRVYAGHCPFYSWKRFYSRLEAQCSRSVCPDPCDSQPCKNGGTCIPDDTDKYHCLCPAGFAGDSECAPNLSLECYVDLLFLVDSSSSLESFLQHRSFVKRFLQAALSDDSPVNVGVAQYSDEVQMVVKINEYENVAELLRYVEGMRFMGGGIYTGKALRHVTQHGFKSTPTFSDIRDDLPRVVVLLAGSTSKDSVKEPAQYARDHEVFIIGVASDATKEEMTEIVGNPQDVIGYSNPQHLFNQLPQLQKKICSVDIQGCQAQPLDLVFVLDASSSVGQENFLRVLNFMTMVALQFDVNRDVTQVGLVTYGAQPLTVFGLDVHETSSSLLHAINRAQYQGGPPNTRGALLHVYSEVMTVQKGARPGVKKAVVLVTDGRGSEDAAVSAQRLRDNGISIFTVGVGKIHRNLLLRIAGSDRYLTHVPSHDALSQYEDAIIQRVCEEAKTKVNLCLPNPCVNGGLCILGDGSYRCECDGWDGPHCETRILRGDVQWPLGLQSKNPRQQHSSASQRRLRRHNLSA, encoded by the exons ATGATGCTCCGGGGAAGCGGCTTTGTTCTCCTCTTCTACG TATTTCCAGGTCTCGCTGTCCAGCAGCTCCACGTGAACCCACAGATTACTGCCAAgatcgccgccgccgccgcca GGATGTTCTGTTCGACGCCCCTGGACGTCCTCATTCTCCTCGATGGTTCCAATAGTGTTGGGAAGGGCAGTTTTGAGAGGTCCAAGCACTTTGCAGTAAAGCTCTGTGACGCTTTAGACATTAGCGCTGAGCGG GTAAGAGTGGGGGTCATTCAGTACAGCACCACTCCGCAGGTTGAGCTCCGGCTAGACTCGGGATTCGCTAAAGGAGACGTCAAAGAGAAGATCAAGTCGGTGGCGTTTAA AGGGGGCAGCACTGAGACCGGCCTGGCCCTAAAATATATTTTGCGGAAAGGTTTTCCAGGTGGTCGAGACTCTTCTGTCCCCAAGATGTTGATCCTTCTCTCTGATGGCAAGTCCCAGGGGCAGCCGACAGTCCCggctctgcagctcaaggagcaGGGGGTCGAGGTGTTTGCAGTTGGTGTAAAGTTTCCAAG ATGGGCGGAGCTTCATTCCCTCGCCAGTGATCCGGCCGCGCAAcacgtattttttgctgaacatgTGAATGACGCTGTCAATGGTCTGTGCAGCGCTCTGAGTAACACGTCGGTATGCAGCGCGGTCCCAGCAG GTTGCACAATCCATTCCTTCCCATGTGAGCGGAAAACCCTGGAAACGGTGAAGGAACTGACGGGGAACTACATGTGCTGGAGAGGAGCCGCCGGCCCCAGTCGTGTGTACGCAGGACACTGTCCCTTCTACAG CTGGAAACGTTTCTACAGCCGCCTCGAGGCTCAGTGCTCCCGGTCAGTCTGTCCAG ATCCCTGTGACTCTCAGCCGTGCAAGAACGGAGGCACCTGCATCCCCGACGACACGGACAAGTATCACTGCTTGTGTCCTGCTGGATTCGCGGGTGACTCTGAGTGCG CTCCTAACTTGAGCCTTGAGTGCTACGTAGACCTGCTCTTCCTGGTGGACAGCTCGTCGTCCCTGGAGAGCTTCCTGCAGCACCGATCCTTCGTGAAGCGCTTCCTGCAGGCCGCCCTGTCGGACGACTCCCCGGTCAATGTCGGCGTGGCCCAGTACAGCGATGAGGTGCAGATGGTGGTGAAGATCAATGAGTACGAGAACGTGGCGGAGCTGCTCAGATACGTGGAGGGCATGAGGTTTATGGGCGGTGGCATCTACACGGGTAAAGCCCTGCGGCATGTCACTCAGCACGGGTTCAAGAGCACCCCGACCTTCTCTGACATCCGCGACGACCTCCCGCGGGTTGTGGTCTTATTGGCCGGATCCACGTCTAAGGACTCTGTGAAGGAACCCGCCCAGTATGCCCGCGACCATGAGGTGTTTATTATCGGAGTAGCAAGCGACGCCACCAAAGAGGAGATGACGGAGATTGTGGGGAACCCCCAAGATGTGATCGGATACTCCAACCCCCAACATCTATTCAACCAGCTGCCCCAGCTCCAGAAGAAAATCTGCAGCGTCGACATCCAGG GTTGTCAGGCCCAGCCCCTGGATCTCGTCTTCGTCTTGGACGCCTCCTCCAGTGTCGGACAGGAGAACTTTCTCCGGGTGCTGAACTTCATGACCATGGTGGCCCTTCAGTTTGACGTTAACCGCGATGTCACCCAGGTGGGGCTGGTCACGTACGGCGCTCAGCCGCTGACGGTATTTGGGCTGGACGTCCATGAGACGAGTTCTAGCCTCCTCCACGCCATTAACCGGGCGCAGTACCAGGGAGGACCGCCGAACACACGAGGCGCCCTCCTCCATGTCTACAGTGAGGTGATGACCGTTCAGAAAGGGGCACGTCCTGGGGTGAAGAAGGCGGTGGTGCTGGTCACTGACGGGCGCGGCTCCGAGGACGCTGCCGTCTCCGCCCAGAGGCTGCGCGATAATGGGATCTCCATCTTCACTGTCGGAGTTGGGAAAATCCATAGGAACTTGCTGCTGCGCATTGCGGGATCCGACCGGTACCTCACCCACGTCCCATCCCATGACGCCCTCAGTCAGTACGAAGACGCCATCATCCAGAGGGTGTGTGAAG AGGCGAAGACGAAGGTGAACCTGTGTTTGCCGAATCCCTGTGTGAACGGGGGGCTGTGCATCCTGGGAGACGGCAGCTACCGCTGTGAGTGCGATGGATGGGACGGGCCGCACTGCGAGACAC GAATCCTTCGAGGAGACGTCCAGTGGCCACTGGGATTACAGAGCAAAAACCCGAGGCAGCAGCACTCATCCGCATCGCAGCGACGGCTCAGGCGCCATAACCTCAGCGCATAG